One genomic segment of Passer domesticus isolate bPasDom1 chromosome 21, bPasDom1.hap1, whole genome shotgun sequence includes these proteins:
- the LOC135284794 gene encoding E3 ubiquitin-protein ligase TRIM7-like produces MDMLASRMETVDSETLIAEVEEMSGRADVTLDPDTANPFLILASDQRGVGRGDEWTLLPNNPERFDTEPCVLGSQGFAAGRHCWEVEVAEAGDWWAVGVAQESVRRKGVLSFTPQEGIWAVGQWFGQYHAFSDPDWTPLHLTCLPRAIQICLDFTDKQVTFADAESEAPIFAFCLASGAGERLRPWLWVGMDSWLKLCP; encoded by the exons ATGGACATGCTGGCATCCAGGATGGAGACAGTAGACAGTGAGACCCTGATTGCTGAGGTGGAGGAGATGAGTGGAAGAG ctgatGTGACTCTGGACCCAGACACCGCCAACCCTTTCCTCATTCTGGCCAGTGACCAGCGAGGGGTGGGACGGGGGGACGAGTGGACCCTGCTGCCCAACAACCCCGAGCGGTTTGACACGGAGCCGTGTGTGCTGGGCAGCCAGGGCTTTGCTGCGGGGAGACACTGCTGGGAGGTGGAGGTGGCCGAGGCAGGGGACTGGTGGGCAGTGGGAGTGGCCCAGGAGTCTGTCAGGAGGAAGGGGGTCCTCAGTTTTACGCCCCAGGAGGGGATCTGGGCCGTGGGGCAGTGGTTTGGCCAGTACCATGCTTTCAGTGATCCTGACTGGACCCCACTGCACCTTACCTGCCTCCCCAGGGCCATCCAGATCTGCCTGGACTTCACAGACAAGCAGGTGACTTTTGCTGATGCTGAGAGTGAAGCCCCAATCTTTGCTTTCTGCCTGGCCTCGGGTGCTGGGGAGAGGCTGCGCCCGTGGCTCTGGGTGGGGATGGACTCGTGGCTCAAGCTGTGCCCCTGA